One Azoarcus sp. DN11 DNA segment encodes these proteins:
- a CDS encoding DUF1302 family protein, with protein sequence MKRQGQGVTVIDITRGDKFMNNGSRSVRTRFALRGVTAALALAWVGGASAFEVETGNPDVKMRWDNTIRYTAGVRVEDQDKKLMRNPVYDEGDSKFDRGDIVTNRLDLLSEFDVSYRGKFGARVTGAAWYDHAYDDHSVTAPTGTATAYRNDKYNGTVKRYVNGPSGEILDAFVWTNLDLGKVPLNLKVGRQTNVWGEGLLIGAHAISYGQSPVDGVKAVTNPGIETKEVFLPIGQVHASAQLTDSVTVVGQYFYDWEPTRVPHAGTYLMGADTAPSSDNLSFGIGQLKASIIDAKEPSKRGNWGVGARWNAEAIESTFGAYYRKFDDYAPELGVQLSDFVRLGPAVLPRKARFLYPEDIEQYSVSFSRVIGGVSVGTELSYRKNGPLNTPASHTLDSGARGDTWHAVVNGVYLLPQTPMWDTGTLIAEIAYNRLDRVTENEQLYRKVGAASCVNSAIGRPGTGTKRDGCSTVDALQLAFRFSPQYLNIFPSWDLAVPVSINYGLSGNAPSSGGGTEGELRWSIGTTWTYASKYEFALNYSDRTLPVRKGVVRGEERITGGAAHSNSSVGVIDRGWLSFTFKTAF encoded by the coding sequence GTGAAAAGACAAGGTCAGGGCGTCACGGTCATCGATATAACCAGAGGAGACAAATTCATGAATAATGGCAGCAGGTCTGTCCGTACCCGGTTCGCGCTGCGAGGCGTCACTGCCGCGCTTGCACTTGCATGGGTGGGGGGGGCGTCGGCGTTCGAGGTCGAAACCGGCAACCCGGACGTCAAGATGCGTTGGGATAACACGATCCGATATACGGCGGGCGTGCGCGTCGAGGATCAGGACAAGAAGCTGATGCGCAATCCGGTCTACGACGAGGGCGACAGCAAGTTCGATCGAGGCGACATCGTGACCAACCGTCTCGACCTGCTCTCCGAATTCGACGTGAGCTATCGCGGCAAATTCGGCGCTCGTGTGACCGGTGCGGCGTGGTACGACCATGCCTACGACGATCATTCGGTGACTGCGCCGACCGGCACTGCCACCGCCTATCGCAATGACAAGTACAACGGCACGGTCAAGCGCTACGTGAATGGTCCCTCGGGCGAAATCCTCGACGCCTTCGTCTGGACCAACCTCGATCTCGGCAAGGTGCCGCTCAACCTGAAGGTCGGTCGCCAGACCAACGTGTGGGGTGAAGGCCTGCTGATCGGTGCGCATGCAATCTCTTACGGACAGTCCCCGGTCGACGGCGTGAAGGCCGTAACCAACCCCGGCATCGAGACCAAGGAAGTTTTCCTCCCGATCGGGCAGGTGCATGCAAGTGCCCAGCTCACGGACAGCGTGACCGTCGTCGGGCAGTATTTCTACGACTGGGAACCGACCCGCGTACCGCACGCCGGCACTTACCTGATGGGTGCTGACACCGCGCCGTCGTCCGATAACCTTTCCTTCGGGATCGGCCAGCTCAAGGCCTCGATCATCGACGCGAAGGAACCGAGCAAGCGCGGCAATTGGGGCGTCGGTGCGCGCTGGAATGCCGAGGCGATCGAGTCGACCTTCGGTGCCTACTACCGCAAGTTCGACGACTACGCGCCGGAACTCGGTGTGCAGCTCTCGGACTTCGTTCGCCTCGGTCCCGCCGTATTGCCCCGCAAGGCACGCTTCCTGTATCCCGAGGATATCGAGCAATACAGTGTGAGCTTCTCGCGTGTGATCGGTGGCGTAAGCGTGGGTACCGAGTTGTCGTACCGCAAGAACGGGCCTTTGAATACGCCGGCGTCGCATACGCTCGACTCGGGCGCGCGCGGCGACACCTGGCATGCGGTGGTGAATGGCGTTTATCTGTTACCGCAGACGCCGATGTGGGATACCGGGACATTGATCGCCGAGATCGCATACAACCGACTCGATCGCGTGACCGAGAACGAGCAGCTGTATCGCAAGGTCGGTGCGGCAAGTTGCGTCAATTCGGCAATCGGACGCCCGGGGACCGGCACCAAGCGCGACGGCTGTTCGACCGTCGATGCCCTGCAGCTCGCCTTCAGGTTCTCGCCGCAATATCTCAACATCTTTCCGTCATGGGACCTGGCGGTGCCGGTCAGCATCAACTACGGGCTTTCCGGAAACGCACCCTCTTCAGGTGGCGGCACAGAGGGTGAGCTGCGTTGGTCGATCGGTACTACCTGGACCTATGCGTCCAAGTACGAATTCGCCCTCAACTACTCCGACCGCACCCTGCCAGTGCGCAAGGGCGTCGTTCGCGGTGAGGAACGAATTACCGGCGGTGCGGCCCACAGCAACTCCTCGGTTGGTGTGATCGACCGTGGCTGGCTGTCCTTCACG
- a CDS encoding SDR family oxidoreductase has translation MNIDLSDRRVIVTGASRGIGRAIARAFAAEGARVAICARTPEAVEETGRELAQQAQAVIARAVDVTDTPGVKAFVDEVAESWGGVDVLVNNAGQGRGGNLDTLTPEAILEHANILQMGHFRFVQAVVPYMRRQRWGRIIEINALAGAIPTPDGIPSVINRASCLALSKSLGMSLAKENILVNSLNMGWIDTGQWERHFREVGPGVSREEFNEMVLKVVPIGRFGKPEDVAGMALFLASDYASFISAASIDIAGGLQGQIAYYPTLKRDFTEAVKRRNEGSATV, from the coding sequence ATGAACATCGACCTTAGCGACCGGCGCGTAATCGTAACCGGCGCCTCACGGGGCATCGGGCGTGCGATCGCCCGCGCCTTCGCCGCCGAAGGGGCGCGCGTTGCGATCTGCGCACGCACTCCCGAAGCGGTCGAAGAGACGGGCAGGGAGCTTGCGCAGCAGGCCCAGGCGGTTATCGCGCGCGCGGTGGACGTGACCGACACGCCGGGTGTGAAGGCCTTCGTGGATGAGGTCGCCGAGAGCTGGGGCGGGGTCGATGTCCTCGTTAACAATGCCGGCCAGGGGCGGGGGGGGAATCTGGACACGCTCACCCCCGAGGCGATTCTCGAGCACGCCAACATTCTCCAGATGGGGCACTTCCGCTTCGTGCAGGCGGTGGTGCCGTACATGCGCCGGCAGCGCTGGGGTCGCATCATCGAGATCAACGCGCTGGCCGGTGCGATCCCGACGCCCGACGGCATCCCGTCGGTCATCAATCGTGCGTCCTGCCTCGCGCTCTCCAAGTCCCTCGGGATGTCGCTCGCCAAGGAAAACATCCTCGTCAACTCGCTGAACATGGGTTGGATCGACACCGGCCAGTGGGAGCGCCATTTCAGGGAGGTCGGCCCCGGAGTCTCCCGTGAGGAGTTCAACGAGATGGTCCTCAAGGTGGTGCCGATCGGGCGTTTCGGCAAGCCCGAAGACGTGGCAGGCATGGCGCTGTTCCTCGCCAGCGACTACGCCAGCTTCATCAGCGCGGCCTCGATCGATATCGCCGGCGGGCTGCAGGGCCAGATCGCGTACTACCCGACACTCAAGCGCGATTTCACCGAAGCCGTGAAGCGGCGCAATGAGGGCTCGGCGACAGTCTGA
- a CDS encoding thiolase family protein — protein MSDVFIVEAVRTPVGKYRGSLAGVRADHLGAHVLNAVVERAGISAAEVDDVIFGCVTQVGEQSANIARTSLLGAGWPDAIPGLTIDRKCGSGEAAVHVAAGLIAAGSAQVVVAGGAENMSRVRMGGNREIYGEPFGWLASERYELTSQGEAAERVADKWELTRAQLDAFAVESHRRAAAAAEAGYFRKEIEPVPVAALKDRDYVEPAPEVFAADETIRPGTSAEKLATLKTSFRDNGKMTAGNSSQISDGAALLLLMSAEAVDRLGVKPRARIRAFTTVGSDPTLMLTGPIAATRKVLAQAGLNVEDIDLFEINEAFAPVPMVWMKELGVSHERLNVNGGAIALGHPLGGSGSRIMTSLLHELERRDARYGLQAICCAGGMGTATIIERM, from the coding sequence ATGAGCGACGTCTTCATAGTCGAGGCCGTCCGCACGCCGGTCGGCAAGTACCGGGGGAGTCTGGCCGGCGTACGCGCGGATCACCTCGGCGCCCACGTCCTCAACGCCGTGGTCGAGCGCGCGGGCATCTCGGCGGCCGAGGTGGATGACGTCATCTTCGGCTGCGTCACCCAGGTCGGCGAACAATCCGCGAACATCGCGCGCACCTCCCTGCTGGGGGCCGGCTGGCCGGATGCGATTCCCGGCCTCACGATCGACCGCAAGTGCGGCTCCGGCGAGGCCGCGGTACACGTCGCCGCAGGACTGATCGCCGCCGGATCGGCGCAGGTCGTCGTGGCGGGCGGTGCCGAGAACATGAGCCGCGTGCGCATGGGCGGCAACCGCGAAATCTACGGCGAGCCCTTCGGCTGGCTGGCTTCCGAGCGCTATGAGCTGACCAGCCAGGGCGAGGCGGCCGAGCGGGTCGCGGACAAATGGGAATTGACTCGCGCCCAGCTCGACGCCTTCGCGGTGGAGAGTCACCGCCGCGCCGCAGCCGCGGCCGAAGCGGGATATTTCCGCAAGGAGATCGAGCCGGTGCCTGTCGCCGCGCTCAAGGACCGAGACTACGTCGAGCCCGCACCGGAAGTCTTCGCCGCGGACGAAACGATTCGCCCCGGCACCAGTGCCGAGAAGCTTGCCACGTTGAAGACCAGTTTTCGCGACAACGGCAAGATGACCGCCGGAAATTCGTCGCAGATCTCCGACGGTGCAGCGCTGCTGCTGCTGATGTCCGCAGAGGCGGTCGACCGGCTCGGCGTAAAGCCCCGGGCACGCATCCGCGCTTTCACCACGGTCGGCTCCGACCCGACGCTGATGCTGACCGGGCCGATTGCCGCAACCCGGAAGGTGCTCGCCCAGGCCGGGCTGAATGTCGAGGACATCGATCTGTTCGAGATCAACGAGGCGTTCGCGCCGGTGCCGATGGTGTGGATGAAGGAGCTCGGTGTGTCGCACGAGCGGCTCAACGTCAATGGCGGAGCGATCGCCCTCGGGCATCCGCTCGGCGGAAGCGGCTCGCGCATCATGACCTCGCTGCTGCACGAACTGGAACGACGTGACGCGCGCTACGGCTTGCAGGCGATCTGCTGCGCGGGCGGCATGGGCACCGCGACGATCATCGAGCGCATGTAA
- a CDS encoding 3-hydroxyacyl-CoA dehydrogenase: MLDKNHKVVVVGAGLMGTGIAHAFASSGFATQLVDTSAEALAKAEKSIHGILDGGVKLGKLAVDVADAAKARLSTNTVLKQAAEGAHLLVETVSENLAVKKAVLGEAVPVLAANAVIATNTSALSVTEIAASVPCPERVIGMHFFNPVHKMKLVELVLGIATDEATVATSREWCDAIGKTSILVNESPGLTTSRMSAMLGNEAMWMLQEGTASAEDIDTALRMGFNHPMGPLELGDLTGWDTRLSVLRYLHSTLGEKFRPCPLIIKMVAAGRYGRKTGHGVYKYDETGQRVPGSGLKASNL; encoded by the coding sequence ATGCTCGACAAGAATCACAAGGTTGTGGTGGTCGGTGCCGGCCTGATGGGTACCGGAATCGCGCATGCGTTCGCGAGCAGCGGTTTCGCGACGCAACTGGTGGATACCAGCGCCGAGGCACTCGCCAAGGCGGAGAAGAGCATTCACGGCATCCTGGATGGTGGCGTGAAGCTCGGGAAGCTCGCCGTGGATGTGGCGGACGCCGCCAAGGCACGTCTTTCCACGAATACCGTGTTGAAACAGGCTGCCGAGGGGGCTCACCTTCTGGTCGAGACCGTCTCGGAGAATCTCGCGGTCAAGAAGGCGGTGCTGGGCGAGGCGGTTCCCGTGCTGGCCGCGAACGCGGTGATCGCGACCAACACATCGGCGCTCAGCGTCACCGAGATTGCCGCGTCGGTGCCATGTCCCGAGCGCGTCATCGGCATGCACTTCTTCAACCCGGTGCACAAGATGAAGCTCGTCGAGCTGGTGCTCGGTATCGCGACCGACGAAGCCACCGTCGCGACCAGCCGCGAATGGTGCGATGCGATCGGCAAGACCTCGATCCTGGTGAATGAGTCCCCCGGCCTGACCACTAGCCGCATGTCCGCGATGCTGGGGAACGAAGCGATGTGGATGCTGCAGGAAGGCACCGCCAGCGCAGAGGACATCGACACCGCGCTGCGGATGGGTTTCAACCACCCGATGGGGCCGCTGGAGCTGGGTGACCTGACCGGCTGGGATACGCGCCTGTCGGTGCTGCGCTACCTCCATTCGACGCTCGGCGAGAAGTTCCGTCCCTGCCCGCTGATCATCAAGATGGTGGCGGCCGGCCGCTACGGGCGCAAGACCGGGCACGGAGTATACAAGTATGACGAGACTGGCCAGCGCGTTCCGGGCTCGGGCCTGAAGGCGAGCAACCTATGA
- a CDS encoding fumarylacetoacetate hydrolase family protein: MKLARCSDGGAPFWAVVNAEARTVTPIVGSFADWGPALTRAIAAGQGGAAHSLLTPDGDARPLDSVGLLPPIEPVNRVVVAGANYAKHLADDFGLKSPPQPIAFLKAYGALIGANDPIRYPPLTNELDHEVELVVIVGDVPVDPEDPLASVLGYAVGNDVSARDLQRSGPAGIGMDLFAAKSQDRSTGVGPWIVTRDEFPEGSPKLRLTLKVNGETRQDGNTGEMTWNVAQLVKFVEERSSFAPGDILFTGSPAGVGQGTGRFLNPGDVVEAGIEGVGTITNVVGPKPGV; the protein is encoded by the coding sequence ATGAAGCTCGCGCGCTGCAGCGATGGCGGCGCGCCATTCTGGGCCGTCGTCAATGCCGAAGCCCGCACGGTCACCCCGATCGTCGGCAGCTTCGCGGATTGGGGACCTGCGCTGACCCGCGCGATTGCCGCGGGGCAGGGCGGAGCAGCACATTCGCTGCTGACGCCCGACGGCGACGCCCGGCCGCTCGATTCGGTAGGGCTGCTGCCGCCGATCGAGCCGGTCAATCGGGTCGTCGTCGCGGGCGCGAACTACGCGAAGCATTTGGCCGACGACTTCGGCCTGAAGTCTCCCCCGCAGCCGATCGCGTTCCTCAAAGCCTACGGCGCCCTGATCGGTGCCAATGATCCGATCCGCTATCCGCCGCTGACGAACGAACTCGATCACGAGGTCGAACTCGTCGTCATCGTGGGGGATGTGCCGGTCGACCCGGAAGACCCGCTCGCCAGCGTTCTCGGCTATGCCGTGGGCAACGATGTATCGGCGCGCGACCTGCAGCGCAGCGGTCCGGCCGGCATCGGCATGGATCTCTTCGCGGCGAAAAGCCAGGACCGCAGCACGGGAGTGGGTCCGTGGATCGTGACGCGCGACGAGTTCCCGGAGGGGAGCCCGAAGCTGCGCCTGACCCTGAAGGTGAACGGCGAGACGCGCCAGGACGGCAATACCGGCGAGATGACGTGGAACGTCGCGCAGCTGGTGAAGTTCGTCGAAGAGCGTTCCAGTTTCGCGCCCGGCGACATCCTGTTTACCGGATCGCCGGCCGGCGTGGGTCAGGGTACGGGCCGATTCCTCAATCCCGGCGACGTCGTCGAAGCCGGAATCGAGGGGGTCGGGACGATCACGAACGTCGTCGGGCCCAAACCCGGCGTCTGA
- a CDS encoding amidohydrolase family protein, translating to MLIDLHAHAPHPDYYDQHPYWGPAFESQPDGDIKLRVGDWILTLGAPERKAALRKAKAEGNALNVQDYMSRWRDPKTRLAGMDAAGQNAQVVSVPSHCYMYWTELDYAIPFSRKVNDVLAEYCSAASDRLMFWAQAPLQDPKEAAKEIRRACTQLGAKGLGAGGSNFGGLEFDSPEMDPVWEALCDLDLPMFVHGYNQSVTWGKKANTDRYETTAIVGMNYDETKAFWYLVNGGVFDRFPKLKVYITHGGGYVPYQLGRLAQTNPNLDTYHNKKPVLEYMRNFWFDVELHELPMRQALIDVIGADRILYGSNFGGSDAVRHDLTEGLRLSEEDLQKIRWKNACELLHLDPAKVGAVAKAEVAA from the coding sequence ATGCTCATCGACCTTCACGCCCACGCCCCCCATCCGGATTACTACGACCAGCACCCCTATTGGGGGCCGGCTTTCGAATCGCAGCCCGACGGCGACATCAAGCTTCGCGTCGGCGACTGGATCCTCACACTCGGCGCGCCCGAGCGAAAAGCCGCCTTGCGCAAAGCGAAGGCCGAGGGCAATGCCCTGAACGTGCAGGACTACATGAGCCGCTGGCGCGACCCCAAGACCCGCCTGGCGGGGATGGATGCAGCCGGCCAGAACGCCCAGGTCGTCTCGGTGCCTTCGCATTGCTACATGTACTGGACGGAGCTCGACTACGCGATCCCGTTCTCGCGCAAGGTCAACGACGTGCTCGCCGAATACTGCTCGGCGGCATCCGACCGGCTGATGTTCTGGGCGCAGGCGCCCCTGCAGGATCCGAAAGAGGCGGCCAAGGAAATTCGCCGCGCGTGCACGCAACTGGGCGCAAAGGGTCTGGGTGCGGGTGGTTCGAATTTCGGCGGCCTGGAGTTCGATTCGCCTGAGATGGATCCGGTGTGGGAGGCCCTGTGCGACCTCGACCTGCCGATGTTCGTGCATGGCTATAACCAGTCGGTGACGTGGGGCAAGAAGGCCAACACCGACCGCTACGAAACCACGGCCATCGTCGGCATGAACTACGACGAGACGAAGGCCTTCTGGTACCTGGTGAACGGCGGAGTGTTCGACCGCTTCCCCAAGCTCAAGGTCTATATCACGCACGGCGGCGGCTATGTGCCTTATCAGCTCGGCCGACTGGCGCAAACCAACCCCAACCTCGACACGTACCACAACAAGAAGCCTGTACTGGAGTACATGCGCAACTTCTGGTTCGACGTGGAACTGCACGAACTGCCGATGCGTCAGGCGCTGATCGACGTCATCGGCGCCGACCGCATCCTCTACGGTTCGAACTTCGGAGGCAGTGATGCGGTGCGTCACGACCTCACCGAAGGCCTGCGCCTTTCGGAGGAGGATCTGCAGAAGATCCGCTGGAAGAATGCCTGCGAACTGCTCCACCTCGACCCCGCGAAAGTGGGCGCCGTCGCAAAGGCCGAGGTGGCGGCATGA
- a CDS encoding TetR/AcrR family transcriptional regulator: protein MNDEAETVAEDGPVMESARRNRRSDATIARILASTERIILKGGAERISIIDVCDDAGVSRGTFYRYFSSQDDLLDAFSRHKREGFHRAMQEVTAPYDDPDEKFRALIGYLEHYAAHGQARRLLVVAPDYAMGFFRRVFNDARVRLQDVLRAVFDAWDGRLGISIDRELVCEMLIRYVLSEQLVPNERVNEGTARIERLVRSLIGFPATKGDEAVEVAAPTRSTGSRRREKEKT from the coding sequence ATGAACGACGAAGCCGAGACAGTCGCTGAAGACGGACCGGTAATGGAGTCCGCTCGGCGCAATCGCCGCTCGGACGCGACCATTGCACGAATTCTGGCATCGACGGAAAGGATCATCCTCAAGGGAGGTGCCGAGCGCATTTCCATTATCGACGTGTGCGACGACGCAGGTGTCTCGCGGGGCACGTTCTACCGCTATTTCTCGTCGCAGGACGATCTGCTCGATGCGTTTTCGCGCCACAAACGCGAGGGTTTTCACCGGGCGATGCAGGAAGTGACCGCCCCTTACGACGACCCCGACGAGAAATTTCGTGCCCTGATCGGTTACCTGGAGCACTACGCGGCGCACGGACAGGCGCGGCGTCTGCTGGTGGTGGCGCCCGATTATGCGATGGGCTTTTTTCGCCGCGTCTTCAACGACGCGCGCGTGCGCTTGCAGGACGTCCTCAGGGCCGTGTTCGACGCGTGGGATGGGCGTCTCGGCATCAGCATCGATCGCGAGCTCGTGTGCGAAATGCTGATCCGCTACGTATTGAGCGAACAGCTCGTCCCCAATGAGCGCGTAAACGAAGGCACTGCGCGCATCGAGCGTCTCGTGCGCTCGCTGATCGGTTTTCCTGCCACCAAGGGCGATGAGGCTGTCGAGGTGGCTGCGCCGACACGTTCCACGGGCTCTCGACGCCGCGAAAAAGAAAAAACATAA
- a CDS encoding SDR family oxidoreductase: protein MGLLKDKVALITGAGGGIGRGVAHSFAREGAAVVIAEINEETGALVAREIEELGGRALFVRTDVMQKASVTGAIEAAVAHFGGLDILVNNAFVPTPNVRLEDKTDEMLEQTLTSTIKASWWAMQASLPHMRARGGGKIVNFYSIDVEIGAWLHADYNTAKGGIVGLTRSAAAEWGRFNITVNAVAPTAMGATFHKLAAENPGFAERSAAMRPLGRCGDPELDIGPVVVFLASDMSRYVTGEMLHVDGGLHLPGYNSRPADVPVREY, encoded by the coding sequence ATGGGCTTGCTGAAGGACAAGGTTGCGTTGATTACCGGGGCCGGCGGCGGCATCGGCCGCGGCGTGGCACACAGCTTCGCGCGCGAGGGGGCTGCCGTGGTGATCGCGGAGATCAACGAAGAGACTGGAGCCCTGGTGGCGCGCGAGATCGAGGAGCTGGGCGGGCGGGCGCTGTTCGTGCGTACCGACGTGATGCAGAAGGCGTCCGTGACGGGCGCGATCGAGGCGGCAGTGGCCCATTTCGGCGGGCTGGACATCCTCGTGAACAACGCCTTCGTGCCGACGCCGAACGTGCGCCTCGAAGACAAGACGGACGAAATGCTCGAGCAGACGCTGACCTCGACGATCAAGGCGTCGTGGTGGGCGATGCAGGCATCGCTGCCGCACATGCGGGCGCGCGGGGGCGGGAAGATCGTCAATTTCTACTCGATCGACGTCGAGATCGGCGCGTGGCTGCATGCCGACTACAACACGGCGAAGGGCGGCATCGTCGGCCTCACGCGCAGTGCTGCGGCGGAATGGGGGCGCTTCAACATCACAGTGAATGCCGTCGCCCCGACCGCGATGGGCGCGACCTTCCACAAGCTGGCCGCGGAGAACCCCGGTTTCGCCGAACGCTCTGCCGCGATGCGCCCCCTCGGCCGGTGTGGCGATCCGGAACTCGACATCGGCCCCGTAGTGGTCTTTCTTGCATCGGACATGTCCCGCTATGTCACCGGCGAAATGCTGCATGTCGATGGCGGGCTGCACTTGCCCGGCTACAACTCGCGTCCGGCGGATGTGCCGGTGCGCGAATACTGA
- a CDS encoding DUF2889 domain-containing protein has translation MPSFCRRIQLEGRQTSDEGEVRAVLEDDFHHFRVALRHRLGRVIEISAEAPRHPFTECPNAAAPLNALRGMQLDPIASAVTRHTDASLQCTHMFDLAGLAIAAAARGISHRRFDIEVPRHVDGRSHARLVRDDGLRLDWEVQDRTIVSPSPYAGVDMSQGMARWALSSLAPDEAEAALVLRRCALIALGRLRDIDKDLHARPSGRCFVQQPERAPQAIRIVGSTWDFTAHPERLCRDDQSWLHSFAE, from the coding sequence ATGCCCTCCTTTTGCCGACGGATCCAGCTTGAAGGCCGCCAGACCAGCGATGAGGGCGAAGTCCGTGCCGTCCTCGAAGACGACTTTCACCACTTCCGCGTCGCGCTGCGTCATCGCCTCGGCCGCGTGATCGAAATCTCCGCCGAGGCTCCGCGACATCCGTTCACCGAGTGCCCGAATGCCGCCGCACCGCTGAACGCACTACGCGGCATGCAACTGGACCCCATCGCCAGCGCAGTAACCCGCCATACCGACGCCAGCCTGCAATGCACGCATATGTTCGACCTCGCCGGCCTCGCGATCGCCGCAGCGGCGCGCGGCATCTCCCATCGCCGCTTCGACATCGAAGTTCCCCGTCATGTCGACGGCCGTTCGCACGCCCGTCTGGTCCGTGACGACGGCTTGCGGCTCGACTGGGAAGTGCAGGACCGTACGATCGTGTCCCCCTCGCCCTATGCCGGCGTCGACATGAGCCAGGGCATGGCGCGCTGGGCGCTGAGCAGTCTCGCGCCCGACGAGGCGGAAGCGGCCCTCGTGCTGCGCCGCTGTGCGCTGATCGCCCTCGGACGTCTGCGGGACATCGACAAGGACTTGCACGCCCGCCCGAGCGGCCGTTGCTTCGTGCAGCAACCCGAACGCGCGCCCCAGGCGATTCGCATCGTGGGCTCGACCTGGGACTTCACCGCACATCCGGAACGCCTTTGCCGCGACGACCAGTCCTGGCTCCACTCTTTCGCGGAGTAA
- a CDS encoding FAD-dependent oxidoreductase, translating to MSLDSVVIVGAGHGGVQVAISLRQEGFGGRIVLVNDEPGLPYQRPPLSKAYLLGKINATAMLFRPETFYADQRIELVHDRVAAIDRQNRRVMLDSGSALDFGHLVLATGAHNRPLNVPGSTLGGIFGIKTKADADFLSPLVKQARNVVVIGAGFIGLEFAAVAAAEGAAVEVLELGDRPMARAVSPQMSELFRAAHEGWGVKFNFRTGLAELEGEDGKVSAVTTSDGRRLPAELVVFGIGVIPNVQLALEAGLDIDNGIRVNSSLLTSDPHISALGDVAAFPCVQNGENLTRLESVQNAVDQGKLIAARLVGKPAPYTALPWFWTDQGNLKLQIAGLSIGADNYVTLGDAAAQQLSVLCFRGEELIAVESCNRPGDHVFARKILARPPALTPATAAAPDFDLKAWEAANRP from the coding sequence ATGTCGCTCGATTCAGTGGTGATCGTGGGGGCGGGGCACGGGGGCGTGCAAGTGGCGATTTCGCTGCGCCAGGAAGGGTTCGGGGGCCGCATCGTGCTCGTGAACGACGAGCCCGGTCTGCCTTACCAGCGACCGCCCCTGTCGAAGGCCTACCTTCTCGGCAAGATCAACGCCACTGCGATGCTCTTCCGGCCGGAGACCTTTTACGCGGATCAGCGCATCGAGCTCGTCCATGATCGGGTAGCGGCGATCGATCGGCAGAACCGTCGTGTCATGCTCGACTCGGGGAGTGCGCTCGACTTCGGCCATCTGGTGCTCGCGACCGGCGCCCACAATCGGCCGCTCAACGTGCCGGGTTCGACGCTGGGCGGTATCTTCGGCATCAAGACCAAGGCGGATGCCGATTTCCTGTCGCCGCTGGTGAAGCAGGCCAGGAACGTCGTCGTGATCGGTGCCGGCTTCATCGGTCTGGAGTTCGCTGCGGTGGCGGCGGCCGAAGGAGCTGCGGTCGAAGTGCTTGAACTCGGCGACCGCCCGATGGCACGGGCAGTGTCCCCGCAGATGTCGGAGCTCTTCCGTGCCGCACACGAAGGCTGGGGCGTGAAGTTCAACTTCCGTACCGGTCTGGCGGAGCTGGAAGGCGAGGACGGCAAGGTGAGTGCCGTGACGACATCGGATGGACGACGTCTGCCTGCCGAGTTGGTCGTCTTCGGCATCGGCGTGATTCCCAACGTGCAGCTCGCGCTCGAGGCCGGACTCGACATCGATAACGGGATTCGCGTCAACTCCAGTCTCCTCACTTCGGACCCCCACATCTCCGCGCTGGGTGACGTCGCCGCCTTCCCGTGCGTGCAAAACGGCGAAAATCTCACGCGCCTGGAGTCCGTGCAGAACGCCGTCGACCAAGGCAAGCTCATCGCGGCCCGCCTCGTGGGCAAACCCGCACCCTACACAGCGCTGCCCTGGTTCTGGACCGACCAGGGCAATCTCAAGCTGCAGATCGCCGGTCTGTCGATCGGGGCTGACAACTACGTGACGCTGGGCGATGCCGCCGCGCAACAGCTCTCGGTGCTGTGCTTCCGCGGGGAGGAGCTGATCGCGGTCGAGTCCTGCAACCGCCCCGGCGACCACGTGTTCGCACGCAAGATCCTCGCACGCCCCCCGGCGTTGACGCCCGCTACCGCCGCTGCCCCCGATTTCGATCTGAAAGCCTGGGAAGCGGCCAACCGGCCCTGA
- a CDS encoding 2Fe-2S iron-sulfur cluster-binding protein, giving the protein MPTITFIEHNGTRHEVHADVGQSAMQAATFAGVPGIPGDCGGACACASCHAYVDDAWAGRFAPAEGTEYDMLENVVERQPTSRLTCQLVVGADMDGLTLRLPAAQF; this is encoded by the coding sequence ATGCCCACGATCACTTTCATCGAACACAACGGCACCCGGCACGAAGTGCACGCCGACGTCGGCCAGTCGGCCATGCAGGCCGCGACCTTTGCCGGCGTTCCCGGCATTCCCGGTGACTGTGGCGGCGCCTGCGCCTGCGCCAGCTGCCATGCCTACGTCGACGACGCCTGGGCGGGGCGTTTTGCGCCCGCCGAAGGTACCGAATACGACATGCTGGAGAACGTCGTCGAGCGCCAGCCTACCAGTCGGCTTACGTGCCAGCTGGTCGTCGGAGCGGACATGGACGGCCTCACGCTGCGGCTGCCGGCTGCGCAGTTCTGA